TGTCCTTTATATGAATTTAGTAAGCTAATAATGCGAGCGTTATATTGGCAGTTACCATTATTTTCTATATACACCCCTTGTAAAACTACTAAGCTATCAGACTGGATGTATTTTCTCACTGAATCTGCTGGCGATGACTGATGAAAATTTTCAGGAGTTGGGACGCGATCGCGGTTTACACCATCCAAATTTTGTAGAAATTGAAATCGTGTTTCCCTACCAACTGCAACCTGGAATTCATCTCCACTACGGCATTTAATACTAAATTTTCCTTGCTCCTCTGCAATATCTGTAACTTTGCCCATTATGGTTGTGTTCACAGTGAATTTCTTCATGTTTATTATCCTTTCATTCTTATCTCAACCAAATACTTCTTATTACTGCATAGAAATATCGCAGCTAACTATTCGTAACGATATATCTAAAGAAAAATCTTATTTTTAAGAATTATCATAAACTTGCAATCAGGTATTTGAAAAAAGCCTCGTCAATGATTAATTAAAGAGAGCTTTGTAAAACATTAGAAGCCAGTTCATTAATTTTTACAACTCATAGAGGATTGCTATACTTGTTTTTGGAGTGAAAATCAAAAAGTTTTTAAAAACAATCCTGTTAAAATTTACCTTGATTTGCTCCGACTATAGTTGAGTCAATTGGCACTAATTCTCTATCTATGGTTAGAGAAAGATGAATCGTTAGATATAAGATATAAATAACCTTATTTGAAGCAACACTTTATACAAAGCTTATATAGCAAGAGTGAAAAAGAATAGAGTATTTCACTTATCTTGAGAAATAGAGACAAGCTCAAGAGCGAAAGTATGAGATGAGCTTTGTTACTCAAGCTTTTTAAGACTTACTCACAAAAATGGTGAGCAAAAAAGTAATTAAATTTAGGTTTATAAAAGACATATTGTTATTATCTACCCAAATAAATAATAACAATCTAACTTTAGGAATAGCTCCCACTATTAGGTTTGTTGCTTAATAAAGAAATATGTAAATAAAGCAATATCATCGTTTTGTTAAGCAAGAAGATGTTGCTAATGTTTTTACAAAACTTAAAAACTTGACTTGGGACTTGTAATTGCAAACTTAACTAAATTTAAAATTGCTTAACTTGTTAAAAATCGCCACACTTTATCAAATTTAATAAGAGAGATTCAGAATGACTCGTAATATCTATGCATTGCTGGTTGGTATTGATAATTACCTTAATTCTGTCCCTCCTCTCAAGGGCTGCATAAACGATATTTTGGCTGTAAAAGAGTATTTGTTAGGGCGGGTTTCTCCCAATCAACATAAGCTAAATTTACACATACTTTTAAACCAAGATGCCACTCGTCAGGCAATAATTAATGGTTTTCGACAACATTTATGTCAAGCTAGTAATGAAGATATTGTCTTTTTTTACTATTCAGGTCATGGTAGCCAACAAGCAACACCTGAAGAGTTTTGGACTTTAGAGCCAGATCGGCTAGATGAAACTCTCGTTTGTTATGACAGTCGGAATCCTGGGTGTTGGGATTTAACAGATAAAGAATTAGGGAAGCTAATTGCTGAGGTAGCCGAGAAAAACCCTCATATCGTGATTATAATGGACTGTTGCCATTCAGGTTCAGGCATTCGCGGCGATTTAGAACTAGAAACTGCTGTTCGTAAAGCACCCATTGATCACCGTCAGCGACCTTTAGACAGCTTCATTTTCTCTTTAGTAGAAGCCAAACAACTCTCAAATTCCCGCAGTTTGGCCAAAAATGCTGCTGGTTGGACTTTACCTCAAGGAAAACATATATTTTTTGCGGCTTGCCAAGATTACGAGGAAGCTAAAGAGTACATGGCAGATGGGCAAATCCGAGGGGCATTCTCTTACTTTTTACTTGATACCTTAATAAAAGCCAATGGTAGCCTCACTTATAGAGATTTATTCAAACGCACTAATGCTCTAGTTTGTAGTAAAGTTGCGGCTCAGTCTCCTCAAATAGAAGCCACAGTTCAGGGTGATTTAAACCAACTATTTTTAGGAGGAGCGATCGCTTCACACACTCCCTACTTTACAGTTAGTTATCACAAAAACCATACATGGGTAATTGATGGTGGTGCTGTTCATGGAATTCCTGAACCTTCTGGTGATGAAACAACTTTACTGGCATTATTTCCTTTTGATACCCCCTCTGAACAGCTACATCAATTATCAAGGGCAATAGGTGAAGCTCAAGTGCTTGAAGTCATGCCGCAGTTGAGCAAAATTCAAATTAGCGGTATCAGAGACTTAAATACTGAGATGATTTTTAAGGCAGTTGTCACTAGTCTACCTTTACCACCTAAAGGAGTATTGATTACTGGTGAGGATGTGGGAGTAAAATTAGCACGTACTACACTGCTGACATCTGGGCCACAGAATCAACAATCCTTATACCTGCGAGAAGTAACTACACCTGAAACTGCTGAGTTTAAATTGCTGGCTCGTAATGATGAATATTTGATTACACGACCCGCCGATGACCGTCCTTTAGTCGCTCAAATTCAAGGTTATACACAGGCGACTGCCTCGCAGGCAATACAACGATTAGAACATATTGCCCGTTGGACAAATATTTACGAACTTTCTAGCCCTACCAGTACCAGAATTCCACCAGACGCAGTACAAATACTTATCTATCAAGATGGACAAGAGCGGCAAGATATCCAAATGCGCCTGGAGTATCAACAAGAAAATGGTAAATGGAAGCAACCTAATTTCAAAATTAAGTTAAAAAATACGAGTAATGAACCAGTATATTGCGCCCTCCTGAATCTAACAGATCGTTTTGCAGTTAGTGCTGATTTGTTTGAAACAGGAGGAATTTGGCTGCGCCCAAGTGGACAAGTAGGAGATGAAGCTTGGGCTTTAGGCGGTAATTCAATTTATGCCCAAGTTCCCGAAAAACTATGGCAGGGACAGGGAATTACTGAAGTTAAAGATATTCTCAAATTAATTGTCAGCACTGCGGAATTTGACGCAACCTTGCTCACACAAGATGAGCTTGATTTACCTTCTCGTTCCACACCAACACCTCGTCGAGGTCAAGGGACACTGAACCGTTTGATGAACAGGATTCCATCGCGCGACCTTAGAGCTAAACCAGAAGAAGAAATGTGCGACGACTGGGTAACTAGTCAAATCATCATTACAACTATTCATCCACAAAACACCACATCGATTCCTAGAGGACAAGAAAGTGTTTCTCTGGGATCTGGTGTGAAATTGCGATCGCATCCCAGTTTAAAAGCTAATGTTCGGCTGACAACAGTCTCCCAATCTTCCAGGGATTTAGGTAATCATTTACTACCGCCTCTTTTGCGGGCAGATCATTCGGGAATTCGACCCTTTCAATTCACTACCAGTCGTGGAACTGATCCAGGGTTGAGTGTATTGGAATTTAATCAGGTAGAAGACTCATCTGTTGTCACGCCAGATCATCCTTTAAAGCTAGTTGTTGATTCCTCCTTAGAACCAGACGAGTATCTCTTACCAATCAGTTATGATGGCGAGTTTTTCATACCTTTAGGACGCGCTCACAGTACTGTGGATGGTACAACAGAAATTGTCTTGGAGCGTTTAACCGAACCTGTGAGTGAAGGAAAACGCAGCCTTGGGGGTTCTATTCGGATTTTGTTCCAAAAAATAATGTCTCAAAATTTAGGATGGCAGTTTGATTACCCAATTTTAGCGGTAGCAGATGTTAGTCCAGATGGTGTAGTTAATTACATTGGTGCCATCGAGCAAGTTAAGCAAAGAGTTGCCCAAGCCAAGCGAATTGTTCTTTTCATCCACGGTATCATTGGCGATAGTCAAAACATGGTTGGGAGTATACAAAGGGCAAAACTTACTGACTTATATGATCTAGTTCTCAGCTTTGACTATGAAAGCCTCAACACTTCCATTGAAGATAATGCCAAACTCCTGAAGCAAAAACTCGCAGCAGTTGGTTTAGGAGAAAATCACGGTAAAGCCTTGCACATTGTCGCTCATTCAATGGGAGGCCTGGTTTCTCGTTGGTTTATTGAAACAGAAGCAGGCGATCGCGTCGTGCAGAACTTAATTATGCTGGGTACACCAAATGCTGGCTCTCCTTGGTCTACTATCGAAGATTGGGCGCTAACTACCTTGAGTATTGGGCTAAATGGTCTGTCAACAATTACTTGGCCTGTACCAGTTTTGGGAATGTTGCTTAAGGCAATGAACAAATCTGTCGAGGTAATTAAAACTATCGATGTTTCCTTAGATGAAATGCGTCCTGGCTCTCAATTTTTGCAAAAATTGGCAGCCAGTCCTGATCCTGGGATTCCTTACACAATCATTGCTGGTAATACATCAATTATTCCCGCCGCTCTCCAACCAGAAGCTAATCAGCAGTCCAGTCCTTTAGAGCGACTAATGCAAAAGCTGTTTTATAAGACAGCAGCATTAGCGTTTTTTGATCAACCAAACGACCTTGCTGCAACTGTACACAGCATCAAAAGTGTCAGTCAAGAACGTCAGCCTCCACCTCAAGTTAAAGAAATTGACTGTGATCATTTTGTTTATTTCACTTATCCTGAAGGGTTAGCAGCATTAGCAAATACTTGTATGTTGTACGTTCAGCGCCATCATTTAGAGGCGGCGATGAGTAATTCTTTCAATTCAAAGAATTATTTAACTACTCACCCGGATCGAGAAGAGCTTTCTCACACACCTCTACCCTCCTCGGTTGACATGGCTGTTATAGACAATTTACTTCCTAATCAGACAGTGAGTTTACTTCCACAAAAAGCCGATAATCCTTCTACTGTCAGCGCTTTTCATACCACTACTAACCATGATTCAATCCAGAGCAGAAGACATCAACAGTTAATTAGTGTATTGATTGCTGTATTAGCAGCAATAGCGATGATGGCATTATGGCAATATCAACAATTCAAATACACAGAACCCAAAAATCAAAGTCAATTTAATCAGTCTCTACAAATGTGATTGATTAGGACAAAAAAGGATTAATACCATGTCCGAGTTTTCGCACAACCTGGCACTTGTGATTGGAATTAACAATTACGGCAAAGGAATTTCCCCACTCCAAAATGCTGTTAATGATGCTAAACAATTAGTGCAGGTTTTGCGCAAACAGCACGGATATCAGGTGTGGTTGTGTTTGGATGAAGTGGCAAATCTCTCCAATCTGAATGAACTACTTTGGAAAACTCTGCCAGAACAAGTACATTCAGATGATCGTTTGCTGTTTTACTTTGCAGGTCATGGAATTGCTCTGAATGCTGATGATGGGCCAAAGGGTTATTTAATTCCCCAAGATGCCATCCTTGGAGAGGTTCAAACCTACTTACCGATGACTCAGTTGCAGGAAGCTTTGGAGAAATTGCCTTGCCGTCATTTTCTGGGATTCCTTGATTGCTGTTTTGCCGGAGCCTTTCGCTGGTCTAGCACCAGAGAATTGTTAACTGTGCCAGAAGTGATTCACCAAGAACGCTACGATCGCTTTATCTCTGATCCAGCATGGCAGGTGATTACCTCTGCTGCCTATGACCAAAAAGCTTTAGATGCTAATGCACTCGATGCAGATTACCGTGGTCAAATTGGGGATCATTCACCCTTTGCTAGCGCCCTCTTGGAAGCACTGACAAATGGAGTTGATTTATATCCTGCTGCTTATGGTCAGCCTTCAGGAGATGGAGTAATTACTGCTACTAAACTTTACCTTAATTTGCGCGATCGCATTGAGCCTTCCACTGTCAAAGATCATCATCGGCAAACCCCTGGTATTTGGCCGCTGAAGAAGCACGACAAGGGTGAGTATATCTTTCTGACTCCTGGACATGTATTAAATTTACCTCCAGCACCACCACTCGATGAATCAAAAAACCCTTATCGCGGCTTAGAATCCTTTGAAGAAGAACATAGCCAACTGTTTTTTGGTAGACAAGGTTTGACTGAAAAGTTACATGAATTTGTCAGTAGTCAGCCGTTAACTGTAGTACTTGGGGCTTCTGGAACCGGGAAATCGAGCTTGGTAAAAGCAGGATTGATCCCATACTTGCGAAGTCAGCCTCAGTGGCAAATTCTAGGAACTATACGTCCTGGGGAATCTCCGGTGAAGGCTTTAAATAACATACTATTGCGGGAAAGTCTGAGCGCCAGTTTAGCAACTTGGAGTCAGGTTTATCCTCAGTCAAAGTTGCTATTAGTAATTGACCAGATAGAAGAACTTATCACCCTCTGCCAAGACGAGCAAGAACGGCAGAAATTTTTAAATTTATTGGCGCAAGCAGTAGTTAAATATTCAGATAATTTTCGCCTCGTACTAACTTTACGCTCGGATTTTGAACCTCAGTTGCGAAATTCCGCCTTAGAACCATATTGGCAAAGTGCGCGGTTTATCGTACCGGCAATGACGCGGGAGGAATTACGCGCCTGCATTGAAGAACCAGCATCCAAAAGGGTGATATATTTTGAGCCGCACAATCTGGTAGATACGTTAATAGATGAAGTAGCACAAATGCCAGGAGCGTTACCGCTACTTTCCTTTACCTTAAGTGAACTTTACCTCAAGTATTTAAAGGCTGTCCGTCAGGGTAAAAGGAATAACCGAGCGATTACGCAAGCAGATTATGAACAACTGGGTGGAGTGATCCAAAGTCTTACCCAAAGAGCCAACTCTGAATATGAGGAGTTAGTCAACGACAATCAAGCCTACGAGCAAACTATTCGTCATGTCATGCTGAGAATGGTGGCTGTGGGTGGAGGAGAGTTGGCGCGTAGACGAGTACCTTTATTTGAGATGGAGTACCCAGAACCAGAAAACGGGCGCGTAAAAGAGGTAATTCGGCGCTTTTCGGCAGCACGTCTGCTAGTTCAAGGACAAGATACTGAGGGTCAAGCTTATGTAGAGCCTGCCCATGATGCCTTAGTGCGGGGATGGCCAAAGCTGCTGGCGTGGCAACAAGATGAGGCAGAAAGTTTAATTTTACAACGACAACTTACACCAGCTGCTTTTGAGTGGCAAAGCGTTAAAAGTAGGGAAATACCATCAGGTTGGCAAGCCAAGGTAGAACCTGTTTTGGATTGGTTGGATAGCAGTTGCTATGTTGTGGAAAACTCATTTGACAAAATCAACGCTCAACTGTTGCGCCTGTGGCGACGAACACAAAGTCAGCAACAGCAACACCGAGAAAAACAGGTACAGTTTCTTTGGAATGCTAATCCTTATCTCGATGTCTTGAATGAAAAACTTAAGTCCAATGAAAATTGGTTCAACCAGTTAGAAGCGGAGTTTGTACAGCGTAGCGTTGTGCAGAAACGCAAGAATATTGCTTGGCGATCGCGTATTGCGATCGCTGTCATCCTGGGGTTAAGTGGATTAACTCTTTACGCTCTATTTAATTTAAGAAACGCACAAATAGGTCAAGCTAGTGCTTTTAGAGAAAATGCAGAAGTAGACTTGGGAACGCCAGCCTTAGATGGGGCGATCGCAAGTTTACGAGCCGGAACAATGCTCAATCAACCTCTAGTGCAGTTATTTAAGCCAGAAAAGCTACAAAATCAAGTGCAAGGAACACTGCAAAAAGCAGTTTATACAGTCAAAGAACGCAACCGCTTGGAAGGTCATCAAGGCACGGTCAGAAGCAGTTTTAGCCCAGATGGGCAGTTAATAGCAAGCGCTGGAGAGGACGGCATTGTTCGGTTGTGGAACTTACAAGGTCAGGCGCAGGTTGTATGGAAGACAAATCTGGTCAGATACGTCGATTTTAGCCCGGATGGGCAGCTACTCGTTACAGGCACAGAGGACGGCATTGGTCGCTTATGGAACTTACAGGGTCAACTATTAGCAGAATTGAAAGGGCATCAAAGTCGGGTAAGGAGCATCCGTTTTAGCCCCAATGGCCAGCTAATTGCTAGCGGCAGCGATGACGATACAATCCGCATTTGGAACTTACAAGGTCAGCAGTTGCGAGGATGGAAAGCAAATCAAAACTCGGTCAATAGCGTCAGTTTTAGCCCCAATGGACAGCTACTGGCTACAGCCGGAAAAAACAGTACTATCAGCCTGTGGAACTTGCAGGGTAAGCTATTAGGGAAACCTTTTACAGGACATCAACAGCCTGTCAGTAGTATCAGTTTTAGCCCAGATGGTCAGTTACTGGTCAGTGGTGGACAGGACAAAACTATTCGCCTGTGGAACTTGCAGGGTCAGCAGTTGGGGAAAGCTTTTACAG
This region of Nostoc sp. UHCC 0302 genomic DNA includes:
- a CDS encoding caspase family protein, giving the protein MTRNIYALLVGIDNYLNSVPPLKGCINDILAVKEYLLGRVSPNQHKLNLHILLNQDATRQAIINGFRQHLCQASNEDIVFFYYSGHGSQQATPEEFWTLEPDRLDETLVCYDSRNPGCWDLTDKELGKLIAEVAEKNPHIVIIMDCCHSGSGIRGDLELETAVRKAPIDHRQRPLDSFIFSLVEAKQLSNSRSLAKNAAGWTLPQGKHIFFAACQDYEEAKEYMADGQIRGAFSYFLLDTLIKANGSLTYRDLFKRTNALVCSKVAAQSPQIEATVQGDLNQLFLGGAIASHTPYFTVSYHKNHTWVIDGGAVHGIPEPSGDETTLLALFPFDTPSEQLHQLSRAIGEAQVLEVMPQLSKIQISGIRDLNTEMIFKAVVTSLPLPPKGVLITGEDVGVKLARTTLLTSGPQNQQSLYLREVTTPETAEFKLLARNDEYLITRPADDRPLVAQIQGYTQATASQAIQRLEHIARWTNIYELSSPTSTRIPPDAVQILIYQDGQERQDIQMRLEYQQENGKWKQPNFKIKLKNTSNEPVYCALLNLTDRFAVSADLFETGGIWLRPSGQVGDEAWALGGNSIYAQVPEKLWQGQGITEVKDILKLIVSTAEFDATLLTQDELDLPSRSTPTPRRGQGTLNRLMNRIPSRDLRAKPEEEMCDDWVTSQIIITTIHPQNTTSIPRGQESVSLGSGVKLRSHPSLKANVRLTTVSQSSRDLGNHLLPPLLRADHSGIRPFQFTTSRGTDPGLSVLEFNQVEDSSVVTPDHPLKLVVDSSLEPDEYLLPISYDGEFFIPLGRAHSTVDGTTEIVLERLTEPVSEGKRSLGGSIRILFQKIMSQNLGWQFDYPILAVADVSPDGVVNYIGAIEQVKQRVAQAKRIVLFIHGIIGDSQNMVGSIQRAKLTDLYDLVLSFDYESLNTSIEDNAKLLKQKLAAVGLGENHGKALHIVAHSMGGLVSRWFIETEAGDRVVQNLIMLGTPNAGSPWSTIEDWALTTLSIGLNGLSTITWPVPVLGMLLKAMNKSVEVIKTIDVSLDEMRPGSQFLQKLAASPDPGIPYTIIAGNTSIIPAALQPEANQQSSPLERLMQKLFYKTAALAFFDQPNDLAATVHSIKSVSQERQPPPQVKEIDCDHFVYFTYPEGLAALANTCMLYVQRHHLEAAMSNSFNSKNYLTTHPDREELSHTPLPSSVDMAVIDNLLPNQTVSLLPQKADNPSTVSAFHTTTNHDSIQSRRHQQLISVLIAVLAAIAMMALWQYQQFKYTEPKNQSQFNQSLQM
- a CDS encoding caspase family protein, producing the protein MSEFSHNLALVIGINNYGKGISPLQNAVNDAKQLVQVLRKQHGYQVWLCLDEVANLSNLNELLWKTLPEQVHSDDRLLFYFAGHGIALNADDGPKGYLIPQDAILGEVQTYLPMTQLQEALEKLPCRHFLGFLDCCFAGAFRWSSTRELLTVPEVIHQERYDRFISDPAWQVITSAAYDQKALDANALDADYRGQIGDHSPFASALLEALTNGVDLYPAAYGQPSGDGVITATKLYLNLRDRIEPSTVKDHHRQTPGIWPLKKHDKGEYIFLTPGHVLNLPPAPPLDESKNPYRGLESFEEEHSQLFFGRQGLTEKLHEFVSSQPLTVVLGASGTGKSSLVKAGLIPYLRSQPQWQILGTIRPGESPVKALNNILLRESLSASLATWSQVYPQSKLLLVIDQIEELITLCQDEQERQKFLNLLAQAVVKYSDNFRLVLTLRSDFEPQLRNSALEPYWQSARFIVPAMTREELRACIEEPASKRVIYFEPHNLVDTLIDEVAQMPGALPLLSFTLSELYLKYLKAVRQGKRNNRAITQADYEQLGGVIQSLTQRANSEYEELVNDNQAYEQTIRHVMLRMVAVGGGELARRRVPLFEMEYPEPENGRVKEVIRRFSAARLLVQGQDTEGQAYVEPAHDALVRGWPKLLAWQQDEAESLILQRQLTPAAFEWQSVKSREIPSGWQAKVEPVLDWLDSSCYVVENSFDKINAQLLRLWRRTQSQQQQHREKQVQFLWNANPYLDVLNEKLKSNENWFNQLEAEFVQRSVVQKRKNIAWRSRIAIAVILGLSGLTLYALFNLRNAQIGQASAFRENAEVDLGTPALDGAIASLRAGTMLNQPLVQLFKPEKLQNQVQGTLQKAVYTVKERNRLEGHQGTVRSSFSPDGQLIASAGEDGIVRLWNLQGQAQVVWKTNLVRYVDFSPDGQLLVTGTEDGIGRLWNLQGQLLAELKGHQSRVRSIRFSPNGQLIASGSDDDTIRIWNLQGQQLRGWKANQNSVNSVSFSPNGQLLATAGKNSTISLWNLQGKLLGKPFTGHQQPVSSISFSPDGQLLVSGGQDKTIRLWNLQGQQLGKAFTGHQGRIWCAMWSPDGQQVVSAAGDGTVRLWNLQGQELQRFAGHQGPVRSVRFSPDGQLLTSGGDDKTVRVWNLHSQQVTELSGHQKRVLSINFSSDGQRVTTGGDDGIIRVWNLQGQQLLGWTAHQGKRIHSISFSPDGQLMGSAGDDSTVRLWNLHGQQLTALLMAESLSYPKHICDVSFSPDSKLVASVGENGIVIVWDWQKRWQLAKFSMVKFPREKHFCKVSFSPDGKLLASTGNDGITRVWNWHKQQLITNVSGHLGPVSSVAFSPDSQRLVSAGDDGTIRLWNLQGNKPFQEFVAAVNFGAAVNSVAFSSDGKMIASGDQKGNVQLWDWQNREQFAAWKAHQGEVRNVSFSKDGKMLASAGDDSIAKLWPIQSYDELMKQTCNEVQDYLQNHSQLPESDHHLCHI